From Candidatus Pedobacter colombiensis, one genomic window encodes:
- a CDS encoding patatin-like phospholipase family protein, which produces MKKILSIDGGGIRGIIPGMVLVALEEKLKLESKNPDAAIVDYFDFFAGTSTGGILTCLLLCPAEENPTRPRFSARAALDLYLEHGNEIFKMSFFKRIRAKLGLAGERYNSQIFEGVLKNYFGEKKLSQLIKPCIISAYNIELRKTHFFRQQNAISRGDIRDFYLRDVCRATSAAPTYFSVAEIHSLANVRYPLLDGGVFATNPALSGLIEVTRAFNQTRINDIFLVSLGTGRSRRSYDYDHFKKSSAMAIVPAILDIMMSGVAETSDFFLQQLFHSTGKGDNYIRIEPDSLDSIKEGLDAASPANLERLVALGDRTVSENEARIAQLAKLLVAEEKEAVNKKPWDFLKAVRSLGSL; this is translated from the coding sequence ATGAAGAAAATCCTTTCTATTGATGGTGGAGGAATAAGGGGAATTATCCCGGGAATGGTTCTGGTTGCACTTGAAGAAAAGCTGAAACTGGAAAGTAAAAATCCCGATGCGGCTATAGTAGATTATTTCGATTTTTTTGCGGGCACCAGCACCGGAGGCATACTTACCTGTCTATTGCTATGCCCTGCAGAGGAAAATCCGACAAGACCTCGTTTTTCGGCCCGGGCAGCATTAGATCTATATCTGGAGCATGGGAATGAGATTTTTAAAATGAGTTTCTTTAAACGCATCCGGGCAAAGCTGGGGCTTGCGGGAGAGCGATACAATAGTCAGATTTTCGAAGGCGTGCTCAAGAATTATTTCGGGGAAAAAAAACTCAGTCAATTGATCAAGCCCTGCATCATAAGTGCCTATAATATCGAACTGAGGAAAACCCATTTTTTTAGGCAACAGAATGCAATTTCCAGAGGTGATATCCGTGATTTTTATTTAAGGGACGTTTGTCGCGCTACTTCGGCTGCACCTACTTATTTCAGTGTAGCAGAAATACACTCCCTGGCTAATGTGCGTTACCCCTTGCTTGATGGGGGGGTATTTGCAACAAACCCCGCTTTAAGTGGTTTGATAGAAGTAACGCGGGCCTTTAACCAAACCCGGATTAATGATATTTTTTTAGTTTCACTGGGCACGGGTCGTTCCAGAAGGTCTTATGATTATGATCATTTTAAAAAAAGCAGTGCAATGGCTATTGTGCCTGCAATATTGGATATTATGATGAGTGGAGTGGCTGAGACCAGTGATTTCTTTCTGCAGCAGCTGTTTCATTCGACCGGAAAAGGGGACAATTACATTCGTATTGAGCCCGACAGTTTGGATAGTATTAAAGAAGGGTTGGACGCGGCAAGTCCTGCAAATCTTGAAAGGCTGGTAGCGCTGGGCGACAGGACGGTTAGCGAAAACGAAGCCCGGATTGCGCAGCTTGCAAAGCTGTTGGTTGCTGAAGAAAAAGAAGCCGTAAATAAAAAACCATGGGATTTTTTAAAGGCAGTAAGATCACTAGGCTCTTTATAA
- a CDS encoding ATP-binding protein, with protein MSNKPQTRFFKAVKGKIIIALLLACFALFMAWGVSKVAFKEMLATVENVSAPSERLRVVNAISRKISSLDQLQKKQAFNDPGNYNQLFKESGQLRLVLDTLASLYANDSTQLRRILTIKKLLSERDKQFINYLKVRERLVNNKSFSEQVKNLSALVTRGSEQADSTIVATEQKTSTTTIYPTEERKGFFSKIFGKKKTNEQENAFKIVNEERVKRDTIALSAEDRMTKNLEQSLKVIEQEQRIKNERFLNREALLTDANNLLVSQMLDVLRKVESEVVAQIELNGIQAKNVVNTGINTISIIMLVFFLLTILLLYFILTDITRSNKYRAELELAKDEAEYHGRAKQRFLSNMSHEIRTPLQSIIGYAEIIRKQERPQRKDIDAIYHSSEHLLQIVNEVLDYNRIISGKFTFSEKAFDIEQLLLEVVSVMRAQAELKSLKLIAEFELSGLKYVEGDPFRLKQILYNLLGNAIKFTVKGEVTLSAFYKRRGELLHFTFMVKDTGVGLSEDESELIFNEFEQVNTLTDEELNISGAGLGLTIIKSLIEQQGGRIYVKSKKGEGSIFTVYLTLKTAVEPQYESSLIAPLGYKGRVWVVDDDRLILDLCAVMFQNHGIEARFFNSPAELLNASWDNKVTHILMDMRMPEMNGITLCKLLREKLGNAVKIYAITAQVLPDERELLLSNGFDGLVMKPFKEEELLSVFYDQPAAEEEDDERDETKTIDLDLTGLKKMTFDDEAQLKKILIRFSADSLDDNNEILDAINKADQPRLRLLTHRLAGRIAQIGAKKLATSFRLMEMELTGSEGLDPIKKRKIESLLQQLSQLLTQVKQLG; from the coding sequence ATGAGTAATAAACCCCAAACCAGATTTTTTAAAGCCGTAAAAGGAAAAATCATTATTGCATTACTTTTAGCTTGCTTTGCCTTGTTTATGGCTTGGGGAGTAAGTAAGGTGGCTTTTAAGGAAATGCTGGCCACTGTCGAGAATGTCTCAGCACCAAGTGAGCGGCTACGGGTAGTGAATGCGATATCCCGAAAAATCAGCAGCCTTGATCAGCTGCAAAAGAAACAAGCATTTAACGATCCCGGTAACTACAACCAATTGTTTAAGGAATCCGGGCAATTGCGGTTGGTATTAGATACCCTGGCCAGCTTATATGCGAATGACTCTACTCAGCTGAGGAGAATTTTAACGATCAAAAAACTCTTAAGCGAGAGAGATAAACAATTTATAAATTACCTCAAAGTAAGGGAGCGGCTGGTCAATAACAAGTCATTCTCCGAGCAAGTTAAAAATCTAAGTGCGCTGGTAACCAGGGGCTCAGAACAGGCTGATAGTACCATTGTTGCTACAGAGCAAAAAACATCCACAACAACGATATACCCAACAGAAGAGCGAAAAGGCTTTTTTAGTAAAATTTTTGGTAAGAAAAAGACCAATGAGCAGGAAAATGCTTTCAAGATTGTAAACGAAGAAAGGGTAAAAAGAGATACCATCGCGCTGTCTGCCGAAGACCGGATGACTAAAAACCTGGAGCAATCGTTAAAGGTGATCGAGCAGGAGCAACGGATTAAAAACGAGCGTTTCTTAAATAGGGAAGCGCTTTTAACGGATGCAAATAACCTTTTGGTTAGCCAGATGCTTGATGTTTTAAGAAAAGTGGAAAGCGAGGTTGTCGCACAAATAGAATTAAATGGCATACAGGCAAAAAATGTGGTAAATACGGGCATCAATACGATCAGTATCATTATGCTGGTTTTCTTCCTTTTAACCATATTACTGCTATATTTCATTTTAACAGACATTACCCGAAGCAACAAGTACAGGGCGGAGTTAGAGCTGGCAAAAGACGAAGCGGAATATCATGGAAGAGCGAAACAGCGGTTTCTTTCCAATATGAGTCACGAAATCAGAACACCCTTGCAATCCATCATTGGGTATGCTGAGATCATCCGAAAGCAGGAGCGACCGCAACGTAAGGATATTGATGCCATCTATCATTCCTCAGAACATCTGCTGCAGATTGTAAACGAAGTGCTGGACTATAACCGCATCATTTCGGGCAAATTTACCTTCTCAGAAAAAGCATTCGATATCGAACAACTGCTCCTCGAAGTGGTTTCGGTAATGCGTGCCCAGGCCGAACTAAAATCACTAAAACTGATTGCTGAATTTGAGCTTTCCGGACTAAAATATGTAGAGGGAGATCCTTTTAGATTAAAGCAGATTTTATACAATCTTTTAGGTAATGCGATAAAATTTACGGTAAAAGGAGAAGTCACACTTTCTGCTTTTTATAAAAGGCGGGGCGAGCTCCTTCATTTTACTTTTATGGTAAAAGATACTGGAGTTGGACTTAGCGAGGATGAAAGTGAACTGATATTTAATGAATTTGAACAGGTCAATACTTTAACAGATGAAGAATTGAATATATCTGGTGCCGGACTGGGTTTAACCATTATTAAATCATTAATTGAACAACAGGGTGGACGGATATATGTGAAAAGCAAGAAGGGTGAAGGAAGTATTTTTACCGTTTATCTAACCCTTAAAACAGCTGTTGAACCTCAATATGAAAGTTCGCTTATTGCGCCCCTGGGTTATAAGGGTAGGGTTTGGGTAGTAGATGATGATCGGTTAATCCTTGACTTGTGTGCGGTCATGTTTCAAAATCATGGAATTGAGGCCCGGTTTTTTAATTCGCCCGCCGAATTGCTAAATGCATCATGGGATAATAAAGTAACGCATATATTGATGGATATGCGGATGCCAGAAATGAATGGCATAACCCTTTGCAAGCTGCTCAGGGAAAAGTTGGGTAATGCAGTAAAGATTTATGCAATTACAGCACAGGTCTTGCCTGATGAGCGCGAATTGCTTTTAAGTAATGGGTTTGATGGCCTGGTGATGAAGCCTTTTAAAGAAGAGGAGCTTTTGTCAGTATTTTACGATCAACCTGCTGCGGAGGAAGAAGACGATGAACGGGATGAAACAAAAACGATTGACCTGGATTTAACTGGTTTAAAGAAAATGACTTTCGATGATGAAGCGCAGTTAAAAAAGATACTGATCAGATTTTCAGCAGATAGTTTGGATGATAACAATGAAATATTGGATGCAATCAATAAAGCCGATCAGCCTCGTCTGCGATTGCTTACCCATCGGTTGGCAGGGCGAATAGCACAGATAGGGGCAAAAAAACTTGCTACATCCTTCAGGTTGATGGAAATGGAGCTTACTGGTAGTGAAGGTTTAGATCCGATTAAAAAGCGTAAAATAGAAAGTTTGTTGCAGCAGCTAAGTCAGCTATTGACTCAGGTTAAGCAGTTGGGATAA
- a CDS encoding S8 family peptidase, giving the protein MNKINKNFFWSRVMVVALLAAMPFMSFAQKPNWQNLDLKADTTFGISTEKAYNELLKGKKSVPVIVAVLDGGVDIEHEDLKPVIWVNKKEKPGNGKDDDKNGYIDDIHGWNFIGSSKGNVNYETLELTRLVRRDNAKFANADATSVQASELPAFEAYQKNKAELDKELAEAKIGYERFSGFKNAVDGVVKKIGKENPTLEDFEAFKPEGDMEANIQRIMVKQLKNNSFDDFYKNQIVAGYDHYKDQVEYNLNVDFDPRGIVGDDPNNSKERFYGNNDVAGPDARHGTHVAGIIGAVRTNDLGVKGVADNVLIMGVRCTPNGDERDKDVANAIRYAADNGAKVINMSFGKGYSWDKAIVDEAVKYAVAKDVLLVHAAGNDNKDLEVEDNFPNPDYIGGGKAASWITVGASSWTNDGNIKANFSNYGKTKVDVFAPGVDINSTVPGSKYEKLSGTSMASPVVAGLAALIRSYYPKLTAVQVKDIIMKSVVKVNQSVVIKTETDTKTVPFSDLCVTGGIVNAYDALKLAAEYKK; this is encoded by the coding sequence ATGAATAAGATTAACAAGAATTTTTTCTGGAGTAGAGTAATGGTGGTGGCCTTATTGGCAGCGATGCCTTTTATGTCATTTGCTCAGAAACCTAATTGGCAGAACCTGGATTTAAAAGCAGATACTACTTTCGGCATAAGCACAGAAAAAGCTTATAATGAATTATTAAAAGGTAAAAAATCAGTGCCGGTTATCGTTGCAGTTCTTGATGGTGGTGTAGATATTGAACATGAGGATTTAAAACCGGTAATTTGGGTAAATAAAAAAGAAAAACCAGGAAATGGAAAAGATGATGACAAAAATGGTTACATCGACGATATTCATGGCTGGAACTTTATAGGCTCATCAAAAGGCAATGTGAACTACGAGACCTTAGAGCTGACGCGTTTGGTGAGAAGAGACAATGCTAAATTCGCTAATGCTGATGCAACTTCAGTACAAGCAAGCGAGCTACCTGCTTTTGAGGCTTATCAAAAAAATAAAGCAGAATTGGATAAGGAATTGGCTGAAGCAAAAATTGGATATGAACGTTTTTCAGGGTTCAAAAATGCAGTTGATGGCGTAGTGAAGAAAATTGGTAAAGAAAACCCTACTCTTGAAGATTTTGAGGCTTTTAAACCTGAAGGTGATATGGAAGCCAATATTCAGCGCATCATGGTTAAGCAGTTAAAAAACAATAGCTTCGATGATTTTTATAAGAACCAAATTGTAGCAGGTTATGACCATTATAAAGATCAGGTAGAGTATAACTTGAATGTTGATTTTGATCCACGTGGTATTGTAGGTGATGATCCAAATAACAGTAAAGAGCGTTTTTATGGTAACAATGACGTAGCCGGACCAGATGCAAGGCATGGAACACATGTCGCTGGTATTATAGGTGCTGTCCGTACCAATGATTTAGGTGTCAAAGGCGTGGCCGATAATGTACTGATCATGGGGGTTAGGTGTACGCCAAATGGTGATGAGCGAGATAAAGACGTAGCTAATGCAATTCGTTATGCGGCCGATAATGGTGCTAAAGTAATCAACATGAGCTTTGGAAAAGGATATTCATGGGATAAGGCAATAGTTGATGAGGCTGTTAAGTATGCCGTTGCTAAGGATGTATTGCTTGTTCATGCTGCTGGTAATGACAATAAAGATCTTGAAGTTGAGGATAATTTCCCGAACCCAGATTATATTGGTGGTGGTAAAGCGGCTTCATGGATTACTGTAGGTGCCTCTAGCTGGACAAATGATGGAAATATAAAAGCTAATTTTTCTAACTATGGTAAAACCAAAGTTGATGTTTTTGCCCCAGGTGTAGACATTAACTCCACTGTACCGGGATCGAAATATGAAAAATTAAGTGGTACAAGTATGGCATCGCCGGTAGTCGCTGGCTTAGCGGCACTAATTCGCTCTTACTATCCTAAATTAACTGCTGTACAGGTAAAGGATATTATTATGAAGTCAGTAGTTAAGGTTAATCAGTCAGTGGTGATTAAAACAGAAACAGACACGAAAACTGTTCCTTTTTCAGACCTATGTGTTACAGGTGGTATCGTAAATGCTTATGATGCGTTGAAACTTGCTGCTGAATACAAGAAATAA
- a CDS encoding Rrf2 family transcriptional regulator — protein sequence MLSKKTKYAIKALVALGKNRENPPMQIVRLAEQEMIPRKFLEQILLDMRNAGYLYSKKGAGGGYSLNKDPKDIYLADILRITDGPIAMVPCASLKFYRKCDECHDEVTCGIRKTFIDVRDATLKVLAQTSIADVIARETDDTIMS from the coding sequence ATGCTGTCTAAGAAAACGAAATATGCAATAAAGGCTCTGGTTGCCCTTGGCAAGAACAGAGAAAATCCTCCTATGCAAATAGTCAGGCTGGCAGAGCAGGAGATGATACCCCGGAAATTTCTGGAGCAAATTCTGCTGGATATGCGTAATGCAGGCTATTTATATAGTAAGAAGGGTGCGGGAGGTGGATATAGCTTGAATAAGGATCCAAAAGATATTTATCTGGCTGATATACTTCGTATTACTGATGGACCCATAGCAATGGTTCCTTGTGCCAGTTTAAAATTTTACCGAAAATGTGACGAATGTCATGATGAGGTAACTTGTGGTATCAGAAAAACATTTATTGATGTAAGGGATGCGACCTTAAAAGTACTTGCCCAAACGAGTATAGCTGATGTAATAGCCAGAGAAACTGACGATACGATAATGAGCTAA
- a CDS encoding glycosyl hydrolase family 28-related protein, with amino-acid sequence MNQLKSLSLILLICTYLPSMAVKVKKIKPTTEIEISKSATHVAQISDDRLIIITGSTYLFTVDTPEDKGLVSTKISAKQLPMQLRSKDGSFQKYRLMDKDGMEKEDGELVNGDQLVVTAEDGKATKTYQIAIKTMAVAGHLYLQTENATINTGYDLTLYFSAGQRTPNATVQLFLPAGIEVTQDNTTVNVIGRGAVKLKDLSTQSIGRVGGAYSYSKVGSVAIGKTADGGSILTFSNLDLRPKNGPDLKLTIENVKLNKAGKYTFSGTYTTSKPEVLTSPATGAACATLTVTNPVSSFERIVNMDIQYRETPDRYTTVGFKWGVNNDIKNVEVMQSADNGQTWTTASAVIDTKKAMATVSGLLPKKLYAFKLNTKDGPNKGLSNELKFYSGKMDVKSFGVKGDGTTDDTQGINDAIESLNKMGGGTLLFSAGVYNVRTVHLKSNVYLFVDKEATIRAIKGADAPESTWFSDKKYRSGLSPTDAGPYADPENYMTKQDVGHHYFRNTMFFGERLDNIKIIGNGLITGNGNLVNGDKVMSNAPDNRADKMFTLKLCTNLEIGGIYRSEDLWYDPKRDEPYYIGKNDSKIADVSNMLRIDRAGHFVLLATGTDNINVHDTYMAKESQGNARDIYDFMGCNNVTATNIYSKVSSDDIIKPGSDCSLGFTRPARNYKVRNIIGDTNCNLFQIGSETADDIKDICVDNIYVLGANKAGFSISTNDGAHISDIHLNCGHTGKLHSRSQMYRTRAPFFISISNRARIIGASVGKYAFTENGVKHDELLVKNVNIGKVENIILNGIDIYEVYAGSSYGGKNGRWKPYEGTDDKATPIIAGYKLPDTETVIGGLNFKLPNGLHTGYIKNIVFNDVQILVKGGNPPSDTANLAPELGVGQYNVGNLKVQPSYGIWARHVNGLTIKNSSFNYEKRDSRYAIFLDDVQRANLSGLKMVRASNNPVVIKLKNSSDVVADNIIYFNDQWDKSPTKLPAIKQSEMSSSGFPKL; translated from the coding sequence ATGAACCAACTAAAATCTTTGTCACTGATTCTATTGATCTGTACTTATCTCCCTTCAATGGCTGTTAAAGTCAAAAAAATCAAGCCTACTACAGAAATAGAGATTAGCAAATCAGCCACTCATGTTGCACAAATATCTGATGATCGTCTGATCATCATTACGGGAAGTACTTATTTATTTACGGTGGACACTCCTGAGGATAAAGGCCTGGTATCTACAAAAATTAGTGCGAAGCAACTCCCAATGCAACTAAGGTCGAAAGATGGTTCTTTTCAAAAGTACAGGTTAATGGATAAGGATGGAATGGAAAAAGAAGATGGTGAGCTCGTAAATGGAGATCAGCTTGTAGTGACTGCTGAGGATGGGAAAGCGACAAAGACCTATCAAATTGCAATAAAAACTATGGCTGTAGCAGGGCATCTTTATTTACAAACAGAGAATGCAACCATAAATACTGGTTATGATTTGACCCTTTATTTTAGCGCAGGCCAAAGAACGCCCAATGCTACAGTTCAGCTCTTTTTACCTGCCGGCATCGAGGTCACGCAAGACAATACCACTGTTAACGTAATTGGACGTGGAGCGGTTAAATTAAAAGACTTATCCACTCAATCTATTGGTCGTGTTGGCGGTGCCTATTCTTATTCGAAGGTTGGCAGTGTAGCCATTGGCAAAACTGCTGATGGAGGCTCTATCCTTACCTTCAGCAACCTGGATTTGAGACCAAAAAATGGCCCGGACCTCAAGCTTACCATTGAAAATGTAAAATTGAATAAGGCGGGCAAATATACTTTTAGTGGTACTTATACAACTAGTAAACCTGAGGTTTTAACCAGCCCGGCTACAGGTGCGGCCTGTGCAACACTTACAGTAACTAACCCTGTTTCGAGCTTTGAAAGGATCGTAAACATGGACATTCAGTATAGGGAGACTCCTGACAGATACACCACTGTTGGTTTTAAATGGGGTGTAAATAATGACATCAAAAATGTTGAGGTGATGCAATCTGCGGACAATGGCCAAACCTGGACAACTGCTTCCGCGGTGATTGACACTAAAAAAGCGATGGCTACAGTGTCGGGTTTATTACCTAAAAAACTATATGCCTTTAAACTTAATACTAAGGATGGACCAAATAAAGGTTTATCTAATGAACTCAAGTTTTACTCAGGAAAAATGGACGTGAAAAGTTTTGGTGTAAAGGGCGATGGTACTACGGATGATACGCAGGGTATAAATGATGCGATCGAGTCTTTAAACAAAATGGGTGGTGGTACACTGTTGTTTAGTGCCGGAGTTTACAACGTGAGAACGGTTCATTTGAAAAGCAATGTTTATTTATTTGTGGATAAGGAGGCGACCATTAGGGCGATTAAAGGTGCCGACGCTCCGGAATCTACCTGGTTTAGTGATAAGAAATACCGCTCAGGGCTTTCGCCTACTGATGCAGGACCTTATGCTGATCCAGAGAATTATATGACGAAGCAAGATGTGGGCCATCATTATTTTAGGAATACCATGTTTTTTGGGGAGAGGCTGGACAATATAAAAATTATTGGCAATGGTCTGATAACGGGTAATGGAAACCTGGTAAATGGCGACAAGGTGATGAGCAATGCGCCCGACAATCGTGCAGATAAAATGTTTACCCTGAAATTGTGTACCAATCTGGAAATCGGTGGCATCTACCGCTCCGAAGATCTTTGGTATGATCCTAAAAGAGATGAACCGTATTATATTGGCAAAAACGACTCGAAAATAGCGGATGTAAGCAATATGTTAAGGATTGACCGTGCGGGGCACTTTGTTTTACTAGCTACGGGCACAGATAACATCAATGTGCATGATACCTACATGGCTAAAGAAAGTCAGGGGAATGCCCGCGATATTTACGATTTCATGGGCTGCAATAATGTTACAGCTACCAACATTTACTCAAAGGTAAGCTCGGATGACATTATAAAGCCAGGTTCTGATTGTTCATTGGGATTTACACGTCCGGCAAGGAATTATAAAGTCCGCAACATTATCGGTGATACCAACTGTAACTTATTTCAAATCGGCTCGGAAACTGCTGATGACATCAAAGATATTTGTGTAGACAACATCTATGTGCTTGGGGCTAATAAGGCTGGGTTCTCAATTTCAACGAATGATGGCGCACATATCAGCGACATTCACTTAAATTGTGGTCATACCGGAAAACTACATTCCCGTTCTCAGATGTACAGAACCAGGGCTCCTTTCTTTATTTCTATATCTAACCGCGCCCGTATCATAGGTGCCAGTGTGGGCAAATATGCCTTTACTGAAAATGGGGTAAAACATGATGAATTGCTGGTTAAGAATGTGAACATTGGTAAAGTAGAGAACATTATACTTAATGGAATAGATATTTATGAGGTCTATGCCGGAAGTTCTTACGGCGGAAAAAATGGTCGTTGGAAACCTTATGAAGGCACTGATGATAAAGCTACTCCAATCATTGCAGGCTACAAGTTACCAGATACAGAAACGGTTATAGGCGGGCTTAATTTTAAACTGCCAAACGGATTACATACCGGCTATATCAAAAACATCGTGTTTAACGATGTGCAGATATTGGTAAAAGGTGGAAACCCGCCCTCAGATACGGCAAACCTGGCTCCTGAATTGGGCGTTGGTCAATACAATGTTGGAAACTTGAAAGTCCAGCCCTCTTATGGAATTTGGGCACGCCACGTTAACGGTCTTACCATAAAAAACAGCTCATTTAATTATGAAAAACGCGACAGCAGATATGCAATTTTTCTGGATGACGTACAAAGGGCAAACCTATCCGGCTTAAAAATGGTTAGGGCAAGTAATAATCCCGTTGTCATCAAACTTAAAAACTCATCGGATGTTGTAGCCGACAACATTATTTACTTTAATGATCAGTGGGACAAATCGCCAACCAAATTACCCGCCATTAAACAATCAGAAATGAGTTCATCAGGTTTTCCTAAGTTGTAG
- a CDS encoding sigma-54 dependent transcriptional regulator, whose product MAKILIIEDDSTFSQVLEGFLTKHGHEPYVVNDVKKAFKITDQQSFDLLLIDYRLPDGTGLDVLSHVLEKGSPQPAIIMTSFNDVRTAVKSIQLGAFDYITKPVNPDELLMIIKNALGKKETIKSGKSVEHMDAIKGKSVIADKLYEHINLVAPTDMSVIIQGESGTGKEYAARELHMQSKRSNKPFVAIDCGALSKELAASELFGHTKGAFTGALNDKKGQFEAAGGGTLFLDEVGNLSYEVQVKMLRALQERIIQPLGSTKTIKVDVRIITATNDDLKTSVANGTFREDLYHRLNEFKIQLPALRDRGKDIELFINHFIKLSNQELGRHVQNISTEAKELLLQYDWPGNLRELKNVIKRMVLLTPSDTAEVDSLPDDMIISINQLPRPNTSDLKAINEVNEKAMIMETLIKVKYNKSKAAKLLNIDRKTLYSKMERYDIE is encoded by the coding sequence ATGGCAAAAATACTGATCATTGAAGACGACTCTACTTTCTCACAGGTACTAGAAGGCTTTCTTACAAAGCATGGTCATGAACCTTATGTTGTAAATGATGTAAAAAAGGCTTTTAAAATAACGGATCAGCAAAGTTTCGATCTCCTATTGATCGATTATCGCTTACCAGATGGCACCGGACTAGATGTGCTTTCGCATGTGCTCGAGAAGGGTTCACCGCAACCCGCCATCATCATGACCAGTTTTAACGACGTCAGAACAGCCGTAAAATCTATACAGCTCGGTGCTTTTGATTACATCACCAAGCCGGTTAACCCAGATGAGCTGCTCATGATTATAAAAAATGCGCTGGGCAAAAAAGAGACCATTAAATCAGGAAAGTCTGTTGAACATATGGATGCCATAAAAGGCAAAAGTGTAATTGCAGATAAGCTTTATGAACACATTAACCTGGTAGCCCCTACTGATATGTCTGTGATTATACAAGGCGAAAGTGGTACCGGTAAAGAATATGCTGCCCGAGAACTGCATATGCAGAGTAAGCGGAGCAATAAGCCTTTTGTAGCTATAGACTGTGGAGCACTGTCTAAAGAGCTCGCAGCATCCGAACTATTTGGTCATACCAAAGGGGCTTTCACAGGTGCGTTAAATGATAAAAAAGGTCAATTTGAGGCCGCTGGCGGGGGCACTCTTTTTTTAGATGAGGTCGGCAATTTAAGTTACGAGGTTCAGGTTAAAATGCTTCGGGCACTTCAGGAAAGAATTATACAGCCTCTCGGTAGTACTAAAACCATTAAGGTTGACGTAAGAATTATTACCGCTACAAATGATGATTTGAAAACAAGCGTAGCTAATGGTACATTCAGAGAAGACCTTTACCATCGACTTAATGAATTTAAAATACAATTACCGGCATTGCGGGACAGAGGAAAGGATATTGAGCTTTTCATCAACCATTTTATAAAGTTATCCAATCAGGAATTAGGCAGGCATGTCCAGAACATTTCGACTGAGGCAAAAGAACTGTTGCTTCAGTACGACTGGCCGGGCAACCTTCGGGAACTTAAAAATGTAATTAAGCGAATGGTCTTATTAACGCCATCAGACACAGCTGAAGTTGATTCTCTGCCTGATGATATGATCATTTCTATTAATCAGCTACCAAGGCCAAATACAAGTGATCTAAAAGCGATTAATGAAGTAAATGAAAAGGCGATGATTATGGAAACGCTGATTAAGGTTAAATACAATAAATCTAAAGCCGCGAAACTGCTCAATATAGATCGGAAAACGCTATACAGTAAAATGGAGCGTTACGACATCGAATAA
- a CDS encoding LysR substrate-binding domain-containing protein, translating to MEIRQINYFIKAAEMLHFTEAAAACFVTQSTLSQQIKQLEDELGMMLFDRIGKHVHLTEAGGVFLNHARQIVLDVKKSKQAIFELNNLVIGELRIGVTSAFSSVLLPALAPFSAKYPGIKIVVEYGTAMELEHKLKQAELDVLLAFHDQTDSDDASLEMEHLFSSRIMMVVSKHHPLAGLKKISLANLAKIELCLPSKGFSSRDLLDELFHKARLSPLIKIEINNIHSLLSLVDDGSWATILNEKALITWENLIAIPISGKEYYKQAFILWQKGGYRKKSATLFIQELIETLQLRKT from the coding sequence ATGGAAATAAGACAAATCAATTATTTTATTAAAGCTGCTGAAATGCTCCACTTTACTGAAGCTGCTGCGGCATGTTTTGTTACGCAGTCAACCCTCTCTCAGCAAATTAAACAATTGGAAGATGAGCTGGGTATGATGTTGTTTGACAGGATAGGGAAGCATGTACATTTAACTGAGGCTGGTGGTGTATTTTTAAATCATGCCCGACAAATTGTGTTGGATGTAAAGAAATCTAAGCAGGCAATTTTCGAATTAAATAACCTGGTTATTGGCGAGCTAAGAATAGGTGTTACCTCTGCGTTTAGTTCTGTATTGTTACCTGCACTGGCTCCCTTTTCTGCTAAATACCCGGGTATTAAAATAGTCGTGGAATATGGTACTGCAATGGAGTTGGAGCATAAACTGAAACAGGCCGAACTTGATGTACTCCTTGCTTTTCATGACCAAACCGATAGTGATGATGCCAGTCTGGAAATGGAGCATCTTTTTTCCTCAAGGATCATGATGGTGGTATCAAAGCACCACCCACTTGCAGGTCTTAAAAAGATCTCTTTAGCTAACCTTGCCAAAATAGAGCTTTGCTTGCCAAGCAAGGGATTTAGCTCCAGGGACTTGTTGGACGAGCTCTTCCATAAGGCGCGTCTTTCTCCGCTTATAAAAATTGAAATTAATAATATCCATTCCTTACTTTCATTGGTGGATGATGGGAGCTGGGCCACTATCCTTAATGAGAAGGCACTCATTACCTGGGAAAACCTGATTGCGATTCCAATCTCAGGAAAGGAATATTACAAGCAAGCATTTATTTTGTGGCAAAAAGGAGGATATAGAAAGAAATCTGCCACCCTCTTTATACAGGAGTTAATTGAAACACTACAACTTAGGAAAACCTGA